The genomic segment ACTCCTTCAAGCAAAGTATTTCCagcataacttcattgcagtgttaatgtaagcctacttgtgacaataaagatttatttttatatttagtgttttaaaaaaatagatcCACCAAGGCAATCTCTCCCTTACTAACAATCCAAATCAGAGGTGAACCTTTCATGAACATCCCCTTGAAATATGCAGCACATCTGTACAAAAACACTTTACTTTAAACTTTGAGTCAAATCCCCATTTTATTCACAAGGTAATTACAAAATGAAAACATTCTCTTCCGCCAGTCCATAACAATTACACAACAGATGATTAGGTGGATTACACGGCAGACGATTTTGATCCACGTGCAAGAGCCACGGCAGCAAACCAGAAAGGGTTCGACGAACACTTTGCATCATCGCGATCCAAAAACCATCACTTCTCCAGGGGTGCGTAGTTCAAGAGTTTTTCGATCAGATCCACGTGGGACAGCAGCATCCGCCTGCAGCAGTAACGCTTCAGGCCCAGAGCATCGAGTGCATCGCTGCAAACAAATGATCAGTAACAGGTTAATGCTGAGTCCACACCTCGCTTCCTAAAGGATCAACTCACAAGGTTGGGTGGCAGGCCTGTATTCCTCTGAGCGTAGAGGGCTAAAGAGAGAGCAATCTAATAATTATTTCAACTTGATTAAAAGGGGTTCAGTGAGGACGTCCAGATGTATGACTTTAAAATGATAATAGGAGGAAGTCACCCAGCCTCTTGGGTCTGTTCagcgagatcatgactgatcagtgACTGAATTCCATCCATTCACTTCAGCAGTGGTTAgtgcagctgcctcacagcgaccgagacttgggttcgattccagcctcgggcgactgtgtagagtttgtacgtcctccccgtgccgccttaggtgactgcctgtgcggagtctgcaccttctcccagtgtctgcgtgggtttcctccgggtgctccgctttcctcccgcagtccaaagatgtgcgggttaggtggaatggccgtgctaaaatgctccaaggtggggttacagggatagggcgggggagtgggcctgggtagggtgctctcagatggtcggtgcagactcaaagagccaaatggctgccttctgcaccgtagggattctatatttGCCCATGATGGATTAATCTCTTCATACGTTTCGTTCCAATCTCAGATCTAAAATTTACAACTCATCCAACATAGACTGCCATTTGCAAAGACAATCTCTAAAGTTCTGCCACCCTCTTTGAGTGGAATTGACAGGTGCCTCAGTGAGGGTattcaggcggcacggtagcacagtttagcactgctgcttcacagcagcagggtcccaggttggattgccagcttgggtcactgtctgtgcggagtctgcacgttctccccgtgtctgcgtgggtttcctccgggtgctccggtttcctcccacaagtcccgaaagacacgtttgttaggtgaattggacattctccctctgtgtacccaaacaggcgccggaatgtggcgacgaggggcttttcacagtaacttaattgcagtgttaatgtaagcctacttgtgacactaataaagcttattattattaaaattgaaGCTCACCTCCcgcaatgctatcatttaaagGGCCCTTTCACCAGCTCCCCTATACTTTGGGAAAGGTGCTGTTTTAAACAGTGTGGTGTTCAtaaaattaacagtgcagaaggaggccattcggcccatcgagtctgcactggccccatgGAAAGagcttaagcccacaccgccatcctatccccacaagccggtaaccccacccaaacgttttggacactaagggcaatttagcacagccaatccacctaacctgcaaatttttggactgtgggaggaaaccggagcacccggaggaaacccacacagacacggggaggacgtgcagattctgcacgggcagtaacccagcggggaatcgaacctgggaccctggagctgtgaagcaacagtgctaaactgtgctaccgtgttggagctggggatgggggttgttgttgttgggtgggttggggttgttgtgggtgggggtgggttgttgggggtggggtttggggatggAGCGGGGTTGTTGTTGTTAGGgttgtggtggggagtgggggttgttgttattggggtgtgggggtggtgttgttgggggtggggagtgggggttggtgttggtgggggttggtggtgggggtggggagtgggggttgttggtgtgggtggggttgttgggagtggggattggtgttggggggtgggggttgttggtgggggttgttgttattggggttgggggtgggtgttgttgTTGTTATGGTTGTTTGGTTGTTGTTGTTAGGGTTGTTGTTGTACACTAGGCCGCAGGCCTCCCGTTCACTTACCCCTCTGTGTACTCGGCCTGCAGCAGCCCCAGATACGCCTCCCACTTGTTTCCCACCACCTTGCCGCAGGTGAAGCAGCGAACCGGGATGATCATCCTGCTCTGACCGGGATGCTGATGCTGTCCGCTCCGAATTCGGCCGCCGGGTGTCTGCCTCGTCGCCCCGTGCCGCGCATGTGCTAGCGGGTCCGTGACCTTTACTGCGCGTGCGCGTGCATGAGGGGGCGGGGCTCGCGGCTCGGAACTGCGCGTGCGGCACGGGAAAAATAACCGGTGCAGTGAGGCCCGGTTAACACCAGGGGGCGACGTTACTCCCAAAATCATGGAACAGGAATGGGAGATTAGGGAATGGGTCATTGGGGAATGGGAGATTAGGGAATGGGTGGGGGTTTAGGGATTGGACATTAGGGAATGGGAGATTAGGGAATGGGTGGGGGTTTAGGGAATGGGAGATTAGGGAATGGGTGGGGGTTTAGGGAATGGGAGATTAGGGAATGGGTGCGGATTTAGGGAATGGGAGATTAGGGAATGGGTGGGGTTTTAGGGAATGGGAGGTTAGGGAATGGGTGGGGATTTAGAGAATGGGACATTAGGGAATGGGTGGGGATTTAGGGAATGGGAGATTAGGGAATGGGTGGGGATTTAGGGAATGGGGGATTAGGGAATGGGAAATTGGGAATGGGAGATTAGGGTATGGGAAATTGGGAATGGTTGAGTGTTTAGGGAATGGGAGATTAGGGAATGGGAGGTTAGGGAATGGTGGGGATTTAGGGAATGGGAGATTAGGTATTGGGAGATTAGGGAATGGGTGGGAGTTTAGGGAATGGGACAGTAGGGAATGGGAGGGAGTTTAGGGAATGAGAGTTTAGGGATTGGTAGATTAGGGAATGGGTGGGAGTTTAGGGAATGGGCAGTAGGGAATGGGTGAGGGTTTAGGGAATGGGAGATTAGGGAATGGGAGATTAGGGATTGGGAGATTAGGGAATAGGAGATTAGGGAATGGGAGATTAGGGAACGGATGGAGGTTTAGGGAATGGATGGGGGTTTAGGGAATGGGTGGGGGTTTAGGAATGGGAGATTTGTGAATGGGTGTGGATTTAGGGATAGGAGATTAGGGAATGGGTGGCCATTTAGGGAAAGGGAGAAGAATAGGGAATGGGAAATGAATAGGGAGAATGGGAATGGAAACAagaatgggaatgggagggtTGTGAGTGTAGGGAATGGGAGAAGAATAGTAAATGGGAGGGAATAGGAGAGTCAATGGGaatggcaggagaatagggaatgaatatacaaacaaagacacaaatTAGGAGCCAGTTGTTGGAcagggaggggaatgggagagagaatgggatagagggaaagagagaaggaAACAAGAGAGAGGGGCCGGTAACGGGAGGGGAATTGGTGATAGATGGAATAAGAGAGGGAGTATGGGAATGGGGGGAATAGAGGGAATGGAAGGAATCGGGAATGGGAGATGGCACAGGGAATAGAAGGGGTCATGGGAGGGCAGGGTTTGGGAAAGAAAT from the Scyliorhinus canicula chromosome 23, sScyCan1.1, whole genome shotgun sequence genome contains:
- the polr2l gene encoding DNA-directed RNA polymerases I, II, and III subunit RPABC5, encoding MIIPVRCFTCGKVVGNKWEAYLGLLQAEYTEGDALDALGLKRYCCRRMLLSHVDLIEKLLNYAPLEK